In the Haloarcula salinisoli genome, GAAGAAGGAGACGAGACCGTCCGAGGGGTCCGCGAGTTCACCGAGGATGTTCAGGTTCCCCCAGAAGAGGAGGTTCCCCAGGGGGACGGTGACGGCGATGCCCGCGAGCGCGAGCTGGCGGTCGTCGAACCCGCGCTGTCGGACGGTCCACAGGCCCACCAGCGCGGCGAGTATCCCGAACGGGCCGGCGACGACCCACTCTGTCGCGAACAGCACGAGCACCTCGGCGTTGGCCCGCAGCGACAGCTGTGGCGTGAAGGTCCGCGAGTAGCCCGCAATCTCCCGGTAGCCAAAGCCCAGCCCGTCAAGCGGCGCGAACGCCTGGTAGGGGAAGACGGTCGGGTGGCCGGTCAGCACGGCGTTGTACCCCAGCGTGACCGCGACGCCGACCAGGCCGAACAGCGCGGTCAACCCGACCCGGTCGAGGGCCCCACGCCCCTGTTCGCGGAGCGTCCAGAGCGCGTGCAGGATAAACGGCGTCGCGAACAGCACCGCCGTGTAGGGCCGGGTGAAGAAGGCGATACCGACGGCGAGTCCCGCGAGCGTCGCGGTCCGGCGACTGCCGGTCCGGTCGGCGTGGAGGTACGACGCCCCAAAGGTGAGGTTCCAGAACAGTGCCGGCACGTACGAGAGGAAGATGGAGGCTTCCACGACGAACAGCGGCGACGCGAGCATCAGTATCGTCGCGACGACGCCGGTCCGGGCGTCGAAGGCCTCCCGGACAGTGTGGTAGGTCCCAACCAGCGCACCGGTCGCGATGAGGCCGAGTGCGATACGGTACCCACCCAGCAGCTTGCCGACGGCGAACATCGCCGCTGTCGGTGGCGTGTACTTCGAGTACAGGCCCTGCCCGCTCTCGACGAAGAACCACGGCCGGAACGGCCCGTCGACCGGCGGGCGCAAGAAGAGCTGCCCCTCCAGCAACATCGCTGCCTGCTGGAGGTAGACCGCTTCGTCGTGGTTGCTCGTGTGGTACGGAAAGACGACGTGTGCGAGCGTATAGACGACGACCCCGCCCAGGAGCGCGACGAGCGCCGCCTGCACGCGGGGTCGTCGCAGGCGGTTCATTCGGCGGGATACCAGGCCAGCTCGTGGTCGGCGACCAGGTCGACCTCGACCGGCTGGCCGGCCTCGAACGTCTCGACGTGGTTGTGCATGCAGTGGACCACGTCGCCGCTGTGCAGCTCGACCCGGTAGATGAAGTTGGGGCCGTTGTACTGTCGGTGGACGACGTAGCCGTCGGCTTTCGGCTCGCTGGTCGGCATCGCCTGCAGGTCGTCGGGGCGCACCAGCACGTCTATCATCGCGCCGTCGTAGGCCTCGATTGGGCCGTTGAGCAGTTCGAGACCGAAACTGCCCA is a window encoding:
- a CDS encoding ArnT family glycosyltransferase, giving the protein MNRLRRPRVQAALVALLGGVVVYTLAHVVFPYHTSNHDEAVYLQQAAMLLEGQLFLRPPVDGPFRPWFFVESGQGLYSKYTPPTAAMFAVGKLLGGYRIALGLIATGALVGTYHTVREAFDARTGVVATILMLASPLFVVEASIFLSYVPALFWNLTFGASYLHADRTGSRRTATLAGLAVGIAFFTRPYTAVLFATPFILHALWTLREQGRGALDRVGLTALFGLVGVAVTLGYNAVLTGHPTVFPYQAFAPLDGLGFGYREIAGYSRTFTPQLSLRANAEVLVLFATEWVVAGPFGILAALVGLWTVRQRGFDDRQLALAGIAVTVPLGNLLFWGNLNILGELADPSDGLVSFFGPYYHTDLLVPVVAFGAVGLLAAVEWGRETLPDHVSAERAGPAVTALLLVGAAVAGSVAVAAVAAPVEENYDVTQQYEQAYEPFDGRELDDTVVFLPQTYGNWLNHPFQMLRNDPGFDGETVYAMQRQQFAVVDSYPDRTYYRYVYRGQWAPFLDQSVEPRLQRVRVTSGDSVTTEITATVPEAAESVTVQINNGTANTSANEYTTTPDVTELSLRLDTDANRSRLSGDAIEESIAVPTPERGTVTVVAFVDYGADRAVKYRWALPVNETGTGVRALTPRMEVCWSERLCGGQAAYVPRSHGDEITLEARVTQG